The Nicotiana tabacum cultivar K326 chromosome 14, ASM71507v2, whole genome shotgun sequence genome contains a region encoding:
- the LOC107784400 gene encoding uncharacterized protein LOC107784400, which yields MDAEQRRNIVCLQKRECSCKRFQVDEIPCPHAMAILDYTHIEAPKYCSAYYTNQYFKKTYEVPVNPLPYETTWDLPTEVLDNVVLPPIVKGKSERPTKSRRKGLYEYLYTETVTCGLCGKQGHNRRTCRNDQDN from the coding sequence ATGGATGCTGAACAAAGGCGGAACATAGTATGCTTGCAAAAAAGAGAATGCTCGTGTAAACGATTTCAAGTGGATGAGATTCCTTGTCCACATGCTATGGCAATATTGGACTACACACACATAGAAGCACCCAAATATTGTTCTGCCTATTACACCAACCAATACTTCAAGAAGACATATGAAGTACCAGTTAATCCACTTCCATATGAAACTACATGGGACCTTCCAACAGAGGTGTTAGATAATGTGGTGCTACCACCGATAGTAAAGGGCAAATCAGAAAGACCGACGAAGTCACGACGCAAGGGACTTTATGAATATCTGTATACTGAAACAGTTACCTGTGGACTGTGTGGAAAACAAGGACACAACAGAAGAACATGCAGGAATGATCAAGACAACTAG